The Phyllopteryx taeniolatus isolate TA_2022b chromosome 4, UOR_Ptae_1.2, whole genome shotgun sequence genome includes the window AATAATTAATCGAGCATCAAATTCATTGACAACTTGATAATTGATAAATcatttagagccattgtttaagttaaaattgtccaaatccttggaattttagcctctcaacagtgaatattctccgatttctgtagtcctccatgaaagcagactggttatctttgtgttgaatcaaaataagtcATTTGCAAACACaagcttttatttggaaaacaatcctattttctgacatgttacagaccaaaccagcaactgaatcaaaaaaaaaataggaggcACTTTAATctcttaataaaaataatcgTTCTTTGCAGCTGTAGAATGAATGGCCTGTAATTGACGTAGTTGAACcagaagcagcctcagaagtgtatatcaagccctttgctttaatcaggacccaagaagtagctctcagtttcaaaaaggttggtgagtacatcactccctctcgtgtgatattgctatattgctgtttattttgatttgtttcatcattaaacaatacaaaatacacaacAATAATCGGTTAATAAACCGTGTTCGgaaacatttgcttttgcaataaactttaatgcaaaatacattgTATCAGATTATTCGATTCATCGATGAAATAATCGATAGAATAAttcattctaaaaatattcgatagtgacagccctagttgTAGTTCATGTTTTCTTATTTACAGCAGAAGAAACGACGCTCCAGTGAAAATGCAAGTAGTACCTTCAGTCATTCCAGGGGGCGCGCTACTTCTCCATCACAGGACAAACATCACCACCACAGGCAGCGGAaggtaaataaattacatttgatttccatccatccattatccgagccgcttatcctcacaagggtcgcgggagcgctggagcctatcccagctatcatcgtgcaggaggcggggtacacactgaactggttgccagccaatcgcagggcacatacaaacaaacaaccattcgcactcacattcacacctatgggcaatttagagtcttcaattgacctaccatgcatgtttttgggatgtgggaggaaaccggactacccggtgaaaacccacgcagccacggggagaacatgcaaactccacacaggcggggccagggattgaaccccagtcctcagaactgtgaggcagacgctctaaccagacggcCGCCGTGCCGCTCATTTGATTTCCAAAACGTCTAAATTCAACTGACCATTTTTTGTATTACttatttttaccattttgcTCAAGTGAGAAATGTAAGGTACTCGCTTGATTCCTGTGTAATGTCTTTTCAGAGTCACAAGGACAAGATTCGTCAGAAAGACCGCCACAAGTCCTCTGACAGCCTTGTCCCTTCGGTGGTATCCAGCAGTATAGACATGGTATGAAGAGCAGTGTGACATGAGAGTTCTTGGATACagcaaaattaacatttttgcaaatcatttttgtgTGCCATGTTTGTGTTGGGATAGCTCTCTTCCACTCACCACAGTTCCAAAGACAGTGAGGGAAAGTCCAAGAAGCTGATTTCGCACAGTCACGGTCACCACAATAAGAAAGCAGGAAGCACCGTCAAGAgtggctcctcctcttcctgttccTCCAGTCCATTCAATCCAGGTATTACAGTAACAGTTTAGCAGGAGcaagaataaaatgttaaaggtCCCCTgccatcacattttttaaataatctttgatgtcctgtTATCTggtttgtaaaataatttgggttgaaaatggcCAGAATGCCCTTTTTCGAGCTATTGTAGTTGGTTTTTGTTCACCTGGCAGTTGAGATGaatggatttctcattaatattcgaCATGTAAATCGTGATCGGATCTTAGCAGCCAAGCGTTCAAAGCGACGGATCCTTCGATAGGCAgtcttactatcattgtgaagcagaattcaccaattGTTGGaggggacgtgggtgaaatAAAAGAGAGGAGGATATTTGGAGAGGATGGTCCTGCGCTCCCCTTCAATTACTTCAAACATAACTGGCGCGCGACCTGCATCGCTCGTGCATATTTTGGCGACAATGACCGCAAGCGTCGCTATTTAAGCCACAGttatattataaattataaatataggtAATTAAAGGTGTAAGAGACAACACATATgcttttatatattgtatttgcaTGGCTTGGCCGCTGCCGCCCAGTCGCGCAAAAAATGCACTTCTACCAGTGTATGAAAGCTTATGTTTACAAAGTCTTCCTCCACGAAATGGGCACAattggcacaacaatgggcacaacacaGCAGAATTctgtttctgaaatgcttggaaatttctcccaaaataaattgaagccatttattcctcaactcctctgagtttggcaggtgaCGCAAAGTTTAAGCTTTGCACGAGATGTAGCCGTGTTATCGCTCAGCCAGTTTTCCTGAGATGAGTGGGCGTGTAGCCGAGGGctggtacttgaatattaattcgTGAAATGATGTCACAATGACGGCGATTTTAAATCCACCCGTTTTGCAAGCAGTTTGGTGTTCATTGGTTTTTACAACTGACAAACCGCACAGATGTCAAATTTAAACCAGGTTACCGACTCTCATTTTGACCTATACATAAAACAGTGGAAAAATTTGGACTTTGTTGGCCTGGGACTTTTAAGAAATCGGGAAGCTTGAAGGGGATGATTTTGTTTCATCAGCTCTGTCTTGCTCATGAAGGTGGAGATCAGTCTTCCGCTCCAGATTTCCATCAGTACTCCTCCTCTTCCCGTCTGGAGCGTGACCAAGAGCGAGGAGGCGGTGACCACAGTGGCGAGGATCGCAAAGAGCGTCACAGGAGGCCAGCCGTCCAGAGGGCCAAAGAGGACGGTGATAAGGAGGAAGAcaaagatgaggatgaggaggaagacgaggatcGCAATTATCATGAGCCGCCAGCGTTGACGCCTGCTGAGGGCCCTCTCACTGGGTCTCAGGGTCATGATCGGTCAGATGCAAACTCAAGCCCTTTCGAGAACAAGGTCACAATTTCAACTTTTGGCTCCATCATGCGCATCACCTCCACATCAGTGCTGGGTAGTAGCAGTAAGATCCGCAAGATCTCCTCTTCAGGGGACTACAAACCTTCCAAGTCTCTGTGCAAGTTGTCTCAACTAAGCACACCACCTATCCCAGAAGAAACAGATTTAGAGGACAAAACTACCCTGCCACCTCTGCCCCAAGAGAGAAGGCACCGTGGCAACAAAAAGAGCCGCCACGGTCCAGGCCGACCTCGGGGAAGCAAGAACCGAGAGAGGAAAGAGGACgctcattatcatcatcacagCACcgcacctcctcctccaccaccaccagtcTTCACCTCCTCGCTCTACCCGAGCCCAATGTCAGTTCCACACCTGGCATTCCCCTCCTCATTGCCCACCACCACCCCTTTGTCCTCTTCATTCTCATCTTCCTCAGCTAGCAGTTTTTCCACAAGCCGTGGCAACTCGCTGCTTGGCTCGGGTGAGTGGGTGTGTGTGGTCGCCCTCAAGTTtcctgtgtgtaaaaaaaaaatgtttccacctCAGCATATTCGTTTGTAGCTTCACAGAAAATGCTAGGTGAATGTCACAATAGCAGTTTATCTTTACAGTATctaaagaacaaaataaataatgctcAGTCTGATCAGTTAGTTTGTTAGACATCTTTCTTAATAGTATTTTTGGTGCTCAGTGTAACTAACATAATATTCGACATAGAAGTTTGTGCTCTGCCTGACTGTCTTAAAACCAATCTATTAGTCAACTGCATTTTCAGACAAACTAAGTTACAAAATAGGAaagcacacaaatgcacatggacacacacaaaaggaaatATCAACTTAAAAAGCATCATACAAGAGGCAACGTAACGAATGTCTCCAAATATGAGACTAAAACTGTGTAGAACTCATGCCTTGATCAgactacaaaaacaattttgtctttCCAGATTGCCCTATGTCAGGCTACCATCATAAAATCTTGCCCTCTCTCGGggagacagtggcaacactacacgacatgtattccgataccacagcATCCCCTCTtctacgatcactgggctttatcttgtcaaatcaaacactgtcggagaggcggagAACGTGCCACTGGTCaacacgaccggatacactcattaccatgtCGACGATAACAACACGCCGCGACAATATATTGGGGGGCAAAATGAggaaatgttgacaacggcaagcacggaAGGCAAAGCgctggtcacaatacgcaatcctattggtcgacgtcaaggtgcgctgtcggagagttgtcgttgatatgtcacactacacggaaaatattttaaaaaatttttaaaatgctagACTTTTAATTTTGGCATCATAGGGCTattgtagggccaaatcgtcagtcgtggattatgtcacactacaagacgttttgtcgttcccgacagaATATGTCAGGCCCGATCTAAGAAATcagctgcgatagctaatcgggtcAATAGCGGGgttaaaatcctgtagtctgatctgggcatAACCCTTATGTTGACAAGCATAACATAAATTCATTTTGAgtcattaaagcagcaaatacATTAGCAACTAGCTTAGCTGATATTTTACAGGCAACAATATTGACTCTTGCAGTTACAAACATTTTACATGCACTAGACCATCTGTTTCTATTTAGTTATAATTTCAGAGCATCCTTATAAGATACTTTAAGTTGCTGTATGCTCGTTTTACTACCATTTGAGCACAAGTGTCCAGtgtttgtccaaaaaaaagagGCTCTGACAGTTTTACTCCATCTGTATGCGTGTACTTACATTTTTGCTTGTATAATAATGCTGTTTATAAagatcttcatcttcatccgGCATTTATTCTGCAGCAGAATGTCTGAGATGGgcctatttcattttattacagATTAATTATTTAACAACGCAGAATCTGGAAAATTAAGATGTTTGTACTCTCTGGCTCTACAGACTAGGGTTggacatcgtttgaatttgagcgattccggtccctattctggttcctcatttcgattcttgttccaaacgattctcgattccaattcttttagggggctgggtcaaaaatgtttgcatggtttaaaaagGTTTCCAAATTAAGAACatcaattttcttagcagcccgcaccacagactaaaatgaacatttaacgTTATAAACaatcaatatcaatatcaaacctatgaactaaaaacCAATGTGTGTGGCACTAACCCAATTGACGTAATcgtcattaattaatgttttcgctaaaagttaaatatagcattgttaaaatagttatttgcgactgttttctcacgtcaaatggtttatatgtgcaagttttaacttgacttcctgttttaagcttgtagccttttatttttaagggtacgtaccggaactcagcattttggcattaaaagtaaCTTGACACAacaccggtgaattttgaaaacaaaagtaaaactagacggcaagaaaaagagtaataaaTGGTAATAAATTtggattcctttacctacccactgatgagacacaaggttagtgtttgtgatactgtgagaatgtttttgtgaattttgtcccaattcattgtgatgtaaagttgctagtttgacctttggtgaagttttagctcaatgttcagctttttttttctgtcatcagctcttacattggtttgaagactaaaaaccatcagtgcaaaactGCAACCCACCATTTAACTTGGGAGCTGCGTCAATGTTGACagatgtgttttattgtttcactcacccaattttacttgactgaagttccgcgcAGTGTAGGCTAAGGCTCGGAGCAGGagcttctacacatcgtgaaagcctcctttgcacaatataatcttattctaagtgttgcactgaagcgactggtcatttatttgacCAAAGTTAAGACAGACTTTTGTTTGCCGctgccattgggcacaagcacgtctttgtgcgcgTTCTTCATCGTTGGctttcaccatttttttcttcggggtcggcatcaaaactgggaaccgaaatagTTTAATTTTAACGATTCCGGGACAACCGGCTCCGattggttctcgattctcgatacCCAACCCTACTATAGACGCATACctgcacattttaaaataataataataatccttctGTCTTTCTCGCTCAGGTATTTATTCCAGCCTTAAGAACCCTCTTTCACTGGGTGGGGGCATCTGCAGCACCGCTGTCTCTCTGGGTGGAGGGGTGTGTAGCACCTCCTTGTCCCTGGCTGGGGCCATGTGTAGCACCTCTCTCTCATCAGGACTCCTCCCATCCCACGCACTCTCACTCTCGCACCAATCAAGCAATCCTGTTTCAAACCCACAGGTATATTCAGTATATCCATTCACATAACcctttcctgatttcttatgtttttgcatGTTAGTCACATTTAagtgtttcccatcatcaagcaaattgaaatattagtcaaagacaacacaagtaaacacaaaatgcagttgttAAATGAAGGTTGTtgttattaagggagaaaaataatccaaacctacatggccctgtgtggaaaaagtgaaagctAATAACTGattgggccacccttagcagcaacaactgcaatcaagcgtttgcGCTAACttccaatgagtctcttacagcgctatggaggaattttggcccactcatctttgcagaattgttgtaattcagtcacattggagggttttggAGCATGAACTgctttttttaaggtcatgccacagcatctcaataggattcaggtcaggactttgactaggtcactccaaagtcttcattttgtttttattcagccattcagaagtggaaatgctggtgtgttttggatcattctcctgctgcagaacccaaattTGTTTCAGCTTGAGATCACGAACAGATGGCCGGGAATTCTCCTTCAAGATTTTTTATCACAGccagtcttccaggtcctgaagtggtCATGCTTTCTCAtatgttcctgaatttctttagatcccTGCATGATTTCTTGCTTTTGAAGATCTTTTAGTGTAGTtgactttgtcaggcaggtccgatgtaagtgatttattgattgagaacaggtgtggcagtataaagcctgggtgtggctagagaaattgaactcagctataaaaaaaaaaacagttatgttttaacggGAGGGGGGCGATAACTTcggggccatgtaggtttggattttttttatcccttaatgagggaaaaaaaacaccttcattTAACAAATGCGTTTTGTGTTTATTGGTGTTGCCTTTGACCAAGTCactaatggtgtagtggtaaCTTACTTTGTTGTGGGTAGCGTGggttcacttcccactcagtgacgatgtgaatgtaaatgtgagtgtgaatggttgtctatatttGCACTGTGActaactggtgaccagttcagggtgtagtctgccttatGCTtcagtgccccgcgaccctgaacaggataagcggtattcagaatggatggatggatgtctttgacaaatgtttttatttgtttgacgatgggaaacatttaagtgtgagaaacatggaaaaaaataagaaatcaggaagggggtaAACACTTTCtcacaccactgtattatcatttttattattcggTGCAATACAAAGACATTACGGTTACTTGGATAaattaccaaaaaaataatctttaccCATAATGTTTAACTGCATGGATTTTGTATCTCCACActtgcattctttttttaaaatgaactcCGATAGGTGCATCCAGGTTCGAGCAGCGCCTACAATGTAACCTCCACGCAACCTTTCATCACTGGTCTCTCCACACTGCCACCACTACTGAGTCAAGCCCCAACCTCACTACGAGGTATGAGGCAGAGGTCAAAATAGTTACCTTCATTTGTTCTTCCATCTCACAAAACAGTTATAATTCCCGTTACCATACACGTATTTGGATACCCTCTATAATGACACAGAcagaaaattacaaatatacttTGAATTGATTACTATTAATTTTGACATCTTGTTCCTTTTCTTAGAGTCAGACCTTGATGACTGTCGCTTCCCATGTCAGGGAAACTCGCCGAGGGAAAGTCTTTCCTCACAGTACAGCTTTTGTTTTTACCGAGATATTTTATCCTTGGCAGCAGGTTAACAACCCAAGTAACAAATGAAACACTCACCACCTTTACCCTCTTGCTCCCTCCATCACACACAGGTCTCCTATGAGCTCCCTCCCACTTCTTTTTGACCAGAGAGATGGTTTAGGTGCAGGAATTCAAGCATGTCCTGAGAACATCCCCCAGGCAAGCTCGCACATTGAGCTCCTGTTGGAGAAACATAGCAATGGAGAGATTGGCGTCAATAGTGAGTAACCTCTGTCTTTGCCTCCTGTTCAGAGAATTATGGCCTCGTACCAGTGCAAATGCTTATAAAAGcaaaggtttttcttttcaaaagagTTTGCACCTCaacaatatatttacaattatgACTTCATTATAGCCTAGTGAAACCCTGGGTTTCATGTCCAGCCCTCATAAACACTCCttactaaatatatattttttaaatgtatgcagtgtgcaatacaaaatacacaacAGAGTATGAGCTGAATTTCCACTTAAGGGATTATAATGAGTACAATAAacttttgaaaatcaaacatctgtaccaatacttttttttttcacctaaaaATGTGGTGTTTTATTACAAACAATACTATCTTCAAACTTGTGTACCTGATCCATGTGTAAATACCAAGAATTAAAAGGTGAACGTTTGATAGCTTGTCTTTTGACGTCAAACCCAAATATTTTCAGTCTACggcaaaaataaaagatagTAAAATAATTGGGTCTCACTGTTCAAACATTTTTGGAGGGAAGTGTATGTTCCTCTCTTCTGCAAAAATATCGCTGGTATTCAGTAGATTTTTACCATGCACTTGagaatgtctttattttttttacaaatgtgacAAGCTTGGTaaataattatgatttttttatctCACACATTTGAGGGATTAAATTTACAATGCAAcgtacatctatccatccatccatccattttctttaccgcttatcctcagaactgtgaggcagatgtgctaaccagttggtcaccgtgccggctaacGTACATGCTCTGACCACGTTTTTAATGTAGCTTCtagttttgtattgtttcattttgtttgtttgttctttatttgttttggttttgtttttcttttcttttttttaattgtcgcttacatgttcaaaataaagacaatcaataattatttttgaagGACTTCACTCAGTCATTGATTTAATATCGTTACATTTAAGTTTTTATGAAGACAAACTTGGCTTCCTGATGGTGAAAATGAAACGGCATAACAACATTATACTGTCATGCTTAGAATGTAGTGGCCCTTGTTTTTTCAGTTCTTGTATTGGAACATGTCAACCGACTGGGCTCCCTCCTTGGCTCACACGCAATCATCTGACTGCATTCTGTGTCACATAATCTCAGCATGATGGAACGATTTCTTAGTGATATGAGTTGTTTTCTGTCTCTGCTAGTTGTTGACATGCTCCAGTCACTTCACTCGCTGCAGCAGGAGAACCAGCGGCTCCAGGACCAGATCCTCAGTCTGACAGCCAAGAGGGAGCGACTGCAGTTGCTCAACACCGAGCTGGCTGTACCTTTCCCTCATGCTCATTCCGTCCAAGGCTCTTTGCACACCGCACCCCGGATCAACTTCCTGTCCTCAAGTCAAGGTCCGATTTTTAATGGTCTATTTACCAGCTTTAACGGGACACATTATTATGTTGGTGCCCCATATGCTCTTCATGTGTGTCTATCTTGCTGCTTTCTCCTCCCTCATCAGCCTTCC containing:
- the LOC133477444 gene encoding protein AF-17-like isoform X4, with the protein product MALSREQTAETCYICEDHGRESKAACGACMACNRQGCRQAFHVTCAQMAGLLCEEEGPEADNVKYCGYCKHHYNKMQKKRRSSENASSTFSHSRGRATSPSQDKHHHHRQRKSHKDKIRQKDRHKSSDSLVPSVVSSSIDMLSSTHHSSKDSEGKSKKLISHSHGHHNKKAGSTVKSGSSSSCSSSPFNPGGDQSSAPDFHQYSSSSRLERDQERGGGDHSGEDRKERHRRPAVQRAKEDGDKEEDKDEDEEEDEDRNYHEPPALTPAEGPLTGSQGHDRSDANSSPFENKVTISTFGSIMRITSTSVLGSSSKIRKISSSGDYKPSKSLCKLSQLSTPPIPEETDLEDKTTLPPLPQERRHRGNKKSRHGPGRPRGSKNRERKEDAHYHHHSTAPPPPPPPVFTSSLYPSPMSVPHLAFPSSLPTTTPLSSSFSSSSASSFSTSRGNSLLGSGIYSSLKNPLSLGGGICSTAVSLGGGVCSTSLSLAGAMCSTSLSSGLLPSHALSLSHQSSNPVSNPQVHPGSSSAYNVTSTQPFITGLSTLPPLLSQAPTSLRESDLDDCRFPCQGNSPRESLSSQSPMSSLPLLFDQRDGLGAGIQACPENIPQASSHIELLLEKHSNGEIGVNIVDMLQSLHSLQQENQRLQDQILSLTAKRERLQLLNTELAVPFPHAHSVQGSLHTAPRINFLSSSQDPLITNKSPLSKNSFLNETSFVTSSEDLHSGSPSRSCSSLSFQSTPPPQPSPASSSQPVMNGRGTGDSLRIISQVGTSTQLVAGGLLTSLAGSPQLSLNGSLSGLNGVIHSPVQSASQSTLPALRPQPPPLHPQTMAQSFQLPKSVSPSSLLSEQQKQIILEQQQQLQQFLTSQNFTPEQRAVVCQMLQQQRQRELQRLTLAGALTSTTNSPILAQSPNLLSSATSCPLQGSQGGNLFGRQEGPLQKPAAGEKGGDKNG
- the LOC133477444 gene encoding protein AF-17-like isoform X1, encoding MREMVGGCCVCSDERGWAENPLVYCDGHGCNVAVHQACYGIVQVPTGPWFCRKCESQERAARVRCELCPHKDGALKRTDSGGWAHVVCALYIPEVQFANVLTMEPIILQYVPHDRYMKTCYICEDHGRESKAACGACMACNRQGCRQAFHVTCAQMAGLLCEEEGPEADNVKYCGYCKHHYNKMQKKRRSSENASSTFSHSRGRATSPSQDKHHHHRQRKSHKDKIRQKDRHKSSDSLVPSVVSSSIDMLSSTHHSSKDSEGKSKKLISHSHGHHNKKAGSTVKSGSSSSCSSSPFNPGGDQSSAPDFHQYSSSSRLERDQERGGGDHSGEDRKERHRRPAVQRAKEDGDKEEDKDEDEEEDEDRNYHEPPALTPAEGPLTGSQGHDRSDANSSPFENKVTISTFGSIMRITSTSVLGSSSKIRKISSSGDYKPSKSLCKLSQLSTPPIPEETDLEDKTTLPPLPQERRHRGNKKSRHGPGRPRGSKNRERKEDAHYHHHSTAPPPPPPPVFTSSLYPSPMSVPHLAFPSSLPTTTPLSSSFSSSSASSFSTSRGNSLLGSGIYSSLKNPLSLGGGICSTAVSLGGGVCSTSLSLAGAMCSTSLSSGLLPSHALSLSHQSSNPVSNPQVHPGSSSAYNVTSTQPFITGLSTLPPLLSQAPTSLRESDLDDCRFPCQGNSPRESLSSQSPMSSLPLLFDQRDGLGAGIQACPENIPQASSHIELLLEKHSNGEIGVNIVDMLQSLHSLQQENQRLQDQILSLTAKRERLQLLNTELAVPFPHAHSVQGSLHTAPRINFLSSSQDPLITNKSPLSKNSFLNETSFVTSSEDLHSGSPSRSCSSLSFQSTPPPQPSPASSSQPVMNGRGTGDSLRIISQVGTSTQLVAGGLLTSLAGSPQLSLNGSLSGLNGVIHSPVQSASQSTLPALRPQPPPLHPQTMAQSFQLPKSVSPSSLLSEQQKQIILEQQQQLQQFLTSQNFTPEQRAVVCQMLQQQRQRELQRLTLAGALTSTTNSPILAQSPNLLSSATSCPLQGSQGGNLFGRQEGPLQKPAAGEKGGDKNG
- the LOC133477444 gene encoding protein AF-17-like isoform X5, giving the protein MREMVGGCCVCSDERGWAENPLVYCDGHGCNVAVHQACYGIVQVPTGPWFCRKCESQERAARVRCELCPHKDGALKRTDSGGWAHVVCALYIPEVQFANVLTMEPIILQYVPHDRYMKTCYICEDHGRESKAACGACMACNRQGCRQAFHVTCAQMAGLLCEEEGPEADNVKYCGYCKHHYNKMQKKRRSSENASSTFSHSRGRATSPSQDKHHHHRQRKSHKDKIRQKDRHKSSDSLVPSVVSSSIDMLSSTHHSSKDSEGKSKKLISHSHGHHNKKAGSTVKSGSSSSCSSSPFNPGGDQSSAPDFHQYSSSSRLERDQERGGGDHSGEDRKERHRRPAVQRAKEDGDKEEDKDEDEEEDEDRNYHEPPALTPAEGPLTGSQGHDRSDANSSPFENKVTISTFGSIMRITSTSVLGSSSKIRKISSSGDYKPSKSLCKLSQLSTPPIPEETDLEDKTTLPPLPQERRHRGNKKSRHGPGRPRGSKNRERKEDAHYHHHSTAPPPPPPPVFTSSLYPSPMSVPHLAFPSSLPTTTPLSSSFSSSSASSFSTSRGNSLLGSGIYSSLKNPLSLGGGICSTAVSLGGGVCSTSLSLAGAMCSTSLSSGLLPSHALSLSHQSSNPVSNPQVHPGSSSAYNVTSTQPFITGLSTLPPLLSQAPTSLRESDLDDCRFPCQGNSPRESLSSQSPMSSLPLLFDQRDGLGAGIQACPENIPQASSHIELLLEKHSNGEIGVNIVDMLQSLHSLQQENQRLQDQILSLTAKRERLQLLNTELAVPFPHAHSVQGSLHTAPRINFLSSSQGLLSCQSSRNRLFWSSSSNSSSSSHHRTSLLSRGQSFARCFSSRGRGSCSASHWQEPSRPRQIPPYWPSRPTCCPQQLPAPCRAARGETSLGDRKAPFKSLLQERRAETRMDKTPNVTTPSQMKILIITLRND
- the LOC133477444 gene encoding protein AF-17-like isoform X2 codes for the protein MREMVGGCCVCSDERGWAENPLVYCDGHGCNVAVHQACYGIVQVPTGPWFCRKCESQERAARVRCELCPHKDGALKRTDSGGWAHVVCALYIPEVQFANVLTMEPIILQYVPHDRYMKTCYICEDHGRESKAACGACMACNRQGCRQAFHVTCAQMAGLLCEEEGPEADNVKYCGYCKHHYNKMKKRRSSENASSTFSHSRGRATSPSQDKHHHHRQRKSHKDKIRQKDRHKSSDSLVPSVVSSSIDMLSSTHHSSKDSEGKSKKLISHSHGHHNKKAGSTVKSGSSSSCSSSPFNPGGDQSSAPDFHQYSSSSRLERDQERGGGDHSGEDRKERHRRPAVQRAKEDGDKEEDKDEDEEEDEDRNYHEPPALTPAEGPLTGSQGHDRSDANSSPFENKVTISTFGSIMRITSTSVLGSSSKIRKISSSGDYKPSKSLCKLSQLSTPPIPEETDLEDKTTLPPLPQERRHRGNKKSRHGPGRPRGSKNRERKEDAHYHHHSTAPPPPPPPVFTSSLYPSPMSVPHLAFPSSLPTTTPLSSSFSSSSASSFSTSRGNSLLGSGIYSSLKNPLSLGGGICSTAVSLGGGVCSTSLSLAGAMCSTSLSSGLLPSHALSLSHQSSNPVSNPQVHPGSSSAYNVTSTQPFITGLSTLPPLLSQAPTSLRESDLDDCRFPCQGNSPRESLSSQSPMSSLPLLFDQRDGLGAGIQACPENIPQASSHIELLLEKHSNGEIGVNIVDMLQSLHSLQQENQRLQDQILSLTAKRERLQLLNTELAVPFPHAHSVQGSLHTAPRINFLSSSQDPLITNKSPLSKNSFLNETSFVTSSEDLHSGSPSRSCSSLSFQSTPPPQPSPASSSQPVMNGRGTGDSLRIISQVGTSTQLVAGGLLTSLAGSPQLSLNGSLSGLNGVIHSPVQSASQSTLPALRPQPPPLHPQTMAQSFQLPKSVSPSSLLSEQQKQIILEQQQQLQQFLTSQNFTPEQRAVVCQMLQQQRQRELQRLTLAGALTSTTNSPILAQSPNLLSSATSCPLQGSQGGNLFGRQEGPLQKPAAGEKGGDKNG
- the LOC133477444 gene encoding protein AF-17-like isoform X3, yielding MREMVGGCCVCSDERGWAENPLVYCDGHGCNVAVHQACYGIVQVPTGPWFCRKCESQERAARVRCELCPHKDGALKRTDSGGWAHVVCALYIPEVQFANVLTMEPIILQYVPHDRYMKTCYICEDHGRESKAACGACMACNRQGCRQAFHVTCAQMAGLLCEEEGPEADNVKYCGYCKHHYNKMQKKRRSSENASSTFSHSRGRATSPSQDKHHHHRQRKSHKDKIRQKDRHKSSDSLVPSVVSSSIDMLSSTHHSSKDSEGKSKKLISHSHGHHNKKAGSTVKSGSSSSCSSSPFNPGGDQSSAPDFHQYSSSSRLERDQERGGGDHSGEDRKERHRRPAVQRAKEDGDKEEDKDEDEEEDEDRNYHEPPALTPAEGPLTGSQGHDRSDANSSPFENKVTISTFGSIMRITSTSVLGSSSKIRKISSSGDYKPSKSLCKLSQLSTPPIPEETDLEDKTTLPPLPQERRHRGNKKSRHGPGRPRGSKNRERKEDAHYHHHSTAPPPPPPPVFTSSLYPSPMSVPHLAFPSSLPTTTPLSSSFSSSSASSFSTSRGNSLLGSGIYSSLKNPLSLGGGICSTAVSLGGGVCSTSLSLAGAMCSTSLSSGLLPSHALSLSHQSSNPVSNPQVHPGSSSAYNVTSTQPFITGLSTLPPLLSQAPTSLRESDLDDCRFPCQGNSPRESLSSQSPMSSLPLLFDQRDGLGAGIQACPENIPQASSHIELLLEKHSNGEIGVNIVDMLQSLHSLQQENQRLQDQILSLTAKRERLQLLNTELAVPFPHAHSVQGSLHTAPRINFLSSSQDPLITNKSPLSKNSFLNETSFVTSSEDLHSGSPSRSCSSLSFQSTPPPQPSPASSSQPVMNGRGSPQLSLNGSLSGLNGVIHSPVQSASQSTLPALRPQPPPLHPQTMAQSFQLPKSVSPSSLLSEQQKQIILEQQQQLQQFLTSQNFTPEQRAVVCQMLQQQRQRELQRLTLAGALTSTTNSPILAQSPNLLSSATSCPLQGSQGGNLFGRQEGPLQKPAAGEKGGDKNG